The Cylindrospermopsis curvispora GIHE-G1 genome contains a region encoding:
- a CDS encoding o-succinylbenzoate synthase: protein MEYQFSFRQFSQKFTHAVITNHGVWDMREGIMIRLVDRTGKVGWGEISPIAWFGSETLEQAREFCSQLPEIITPEMILGIPAHLPACQFAFESARENFSNSIPVFKNQHLRDESLISKKMKYSALLPKGEAAVQEWKNLWQKGYETFKLKIAVDHITQELEILHLLVGQLPESAKIRLDANGGLNYHQAKLWLEVCDQFSQKIEFIEQPLGMDRLEEMLELSQVYLTEIALDESVATWQKLESCYQMGWRGVFVVKPAILGSPSRLREFCQNHTIDLVFSSVFETPIGREAALKLAGELSHGISNLSGNCRSLGFGIDHYFALQSTNWPEVLWNPIY from the coding sequence ATGGAGTACCAATTTTCTTTTCGTCAATTCAGTCAGAAATTTACCCATGCTGTGATTACCAATCATGGTGTTTGGGATATGCGAGAGGGCATAATGATTAGACTGGTTGATCGAACTGGGAAAGTAGGTTGGGGGGAAATTTCTCCCATTGCTTGGTTTGGTTCAGAAACCTTAGAACAAGCTAGGGAGTTTTGTAGTCAACTACCAGAGATAATTACTCCAGAGATGATTTTGGGTATTCCAGCCCACTTACCAGCTTGTCAATTTGCTTTTGAATCGGCCAGAGAAAATTTTTCCAATTCAATACCTGTTTTTAAAAATCAACATTTAAGAGATGAAAGCCTAATAAGTAAAAAGATGAAATATAGTGCTTTATTACCGAAAGGAGAAGCTGCTGTTCAGGAATGGAAAAATTTATGGCAAAAGGGTTATGAGACCTTCAAACTAAAAATAGCAGTGGATCACATAACCCAGGAATTAGAAATTTTGCACTTACTGGTTGGTCAACTACCAGAATCTGCCAAAATCCGGTTAGACGCTAATGGAGGACTCAATTATCACCAAGCTAAATTATGGTTAGAAGTTTGTGATCAATTTTCTCAAAAGATTGAATTTATTGAGCAACCTTTAGGGATGGATAGGTTGGAAGAAATGCTAGAATTGAGCCAAGTATATTTAACAGAAATCGCTTTAGATGAGTCCGTTGCCACCTGGCAAAAGTTAGAAAGTTGTTATCAAATGGGGTGGCGAGGAGTTTTTGTGGTCAAACCAGCTATTTTAGGTTCACCATCTCGGTTGAGGGAATTCTGCCAAAATCACACCATTGATCTGGTATTTTCTTCTGTATTTGAAACTCCTATTGGTAGAGAAGCTGCGCTCAAGTTGGCTGGGGAACTATCTCATGGCATATCTAATCTATCTGGTAATTGCCGTTCT